A region of Jonquetella anthropi DSM 22815 DNA encodes the following proteins:
- the rpoZ gene encoding DNA-directed RNA polymerase subunit omega gives MIFYNMDKIAENAGIQNKYMLTLVIAQRARQLSEMRVAPAEGEEEDEKYISQALQEMESGRLSVSFNTVNPQPLPGETNGPSSMAE, from the coding sequence ATGATCTTTTACAACATGGACAAAATCGCCGAAAATGCGGGGATACAGAACAAGTACATGCTCACGCTGGTCATCGCCCAGAGGGCGCGCCAGCTGAGCGAAATGCGGGTCGCTCCCGCGGAGGGCGAGGAGGAAGACGAAAAGTACATTTCTCAGGCCCTTCAGGAGATGGAAAGCGGGCGGTTGTCCGTCTCGTTCAACACGGTCAACCCCCAGCCGCTGCCCGGCGAAACAAATGGTCCCTCTTCAATGGCAGAGTAA
- the gmk gene encoding guanylate kinase has protein sequence MTGEPQPKTAGTLYVLSGPSGVGKGTIRAKLFSQLTSRYSYSISCTTRTPRPGERDGVDYRFISEADFLRRVENGEFLEWANVHGHRYGTLRSDVEDLLSQGVDVFLEIDVQGACQVKKVMPEAVTIFIAPPTLEDLERRLRGRGTETEEAIRRRLAAASDELAMEDSYDLVVVNDTVEQAANKLREFITSRRGKGAEIK, from the coding sequence ATGACCGGCGAGCCGCAGCCCAAGACGGCTGGGACGCTGTACGTTCTGTCGGGTCCCAGCGGCGTCGGCAAGGGGACTATTCGGGCCAAACTCTTCAGCCAGCTCACGAGCCGCTACTCATATTCCATCTCCTGCACCACCCGGACGCCCCGTCCGGGCGAGCGGGACGGGGTAGACTACCGGTTCATCTCCGAGGCGGACTTCCTTCGTCGAGTCGAAAACGGCGAGTTTCTCGAGTGGGCGAACGTGCACGGACACAGGTACGGAACCCTTCGGAGCGACGTGGAGGACCTGCTGAGCCAAGGGGTGGACGTCTTTTTGGAAATCGACGTCCAAGGCGCCTGTCAGGTAAAAAAGGTCATGCCGGAGGCGGTGACGATCTTCATCGCGCCGCCCACGCTGGAGGACCTGGAACGCCGCCTGAGAGGCCGGGGCACCGAAACGGAAGAGGCTATCCGCCGGCGGCTGGCCGCCGCGTCGGACGAGCTGGCAATGGAAGACAGTTACGATCTCGTCGTGGTCAACGACACGGTTGAGCAGGCGGCCAATAAGTTGCGCGAGTTCATCACGTCGCGTCGTGGGAAAGGAGCAGAGATCAAATGA
- a CDS encoding YicC/YloC family endoribonuclease yields the protein MASSMTGFSRRSGERGWGRLSVELSSVNSRYLEVQYKSNRNLASLEPYVTNYVRSRFARGKIVVRAELHTASETVEERLDVNAVRNCYQKLASLADELGIQPPSLGDVLRLPVTADLQTSDDEPDLQSLVEETLALACDDMAAMRLTEGRALVSDISANLEEWAGLVEQLSSRWNEISGQAFDGYRQKIKETLERWDAPVDENRLVQELVILADKWDISEELSRSRSHIDQFRNLLKGEGPIGRKMDFLLQEMNREINTVGSKAASTELRWLVVDGKTLLERIREQVQNVE from the coding sequence ATGGCTTCGAGCATGACAGGATTCAGCAGGCGAAGCGGGGAACGCGGCTGGGGAAGGCTGTCGGTAGAGCTTTCCAGCGTGAACTCCAGATATTTGGAAGTGCAGTACAAGAGCAACCGCAACCTTGCAAGCCTAGAACCCTACGTGACGAACTACGTTCGGAGCCGGTTTGCCCGGGGCAAGATCGTGGTTCGCGCCGAGCTTCACACCGCGTCGGAGACGGTAGAAGAGCGGCTCGACGTCAACGCCGTCAGAAACTGCTACCAGAAACTGGCGTCTCTGGCGGACGAGCTGGGAATTCAGCCGCCGTCGCTGGGTGACGTCCTCCGCCTGCCGGTCACTGCCGACCTGCAGACTTCCGACGACGAGCCGGACCTGCAGTCGCTGGTCGAAGAGACGTTGGCCCTCGCCTGCGACGACATGGCGGCCATGAGGCTGACCGAAGGCCGGGCGCTGGTCAGCGACATCAGTGCCAACTTGGAAGAGTGGGCCGGCCTGGTCGAACAGCTGAGCAGCCGGTGGAACGAGATCTCCGGTCAGGCGTTCGATGGCTACCGGCAGAAAATCAAAGAGACGCTGGAGCGCTGGGACGCGCCAGTTGACGAGAATCGGCTGGTCCAAGAGCTGGTTATACTGGCTGACAAGTGGGACATCTCGGAGGAGCTGAGCCGGTCGAGAAGCCACATCGACCAGTTCAGAAACCTGCTGAAGGGGGAAGGGCCGATCGGCCGGAAGATGGACTTTCTCCTTCAGGAGATGAACCGGGAAATCAACACGGTCGGTTCCAAGGCCGCCAGCACCGAACTGCGCTGGCTGGTCGTGGACGGAAAAACCCTGCTCGAACGAATCCGCGAGCAGGTGCAGAACGTCGAATGA
- the hflX gene encoding GTPase HflX has protein sequence MPPDFKDSPQRRRALVFGLELPGSDQLTLELEELRLLLANLGVEAVQTVVQKRLQPDPATCLGSGRAAELRGAIAGLEADLAVSNEPLSPRQMHELRALWGCDVWDRPLVITKIFQGRASSAEAKLQIDLARCRYELPHLRGLGEQMSRTGGGIGTRGPGETEFERHRRKLERRERDLSRQLGRVQAARGGQRKRRARSGMTTVAFVGYTNCGKTTLVASLSGDRALHGEDKLFATLDTAIRRVRLPSGRLILAGDTVGFIRRLPPELVASFRATLEEVAEAGVLAVVMDVCDPHPEDTFGVICKILADLGASDRIGVLVLNKIDRVPEGDAAKAVLALSKHGFPVCCTSALTGRGLDELLTALDGLTERRGE, from the coding sequence CTGCCGCCGGACTTTAAAGACTCCCCTCAGAGGCGACGCGCCCTCGTCTTTGGCCTCGAACTTCCGGGAAGCGACCAGCTGACGCTAGAGTTGGAAGAACTTCGATTGCTGCTCGCAAACCTCGGCGTCGAGGCGGTTCAGACGGTCGTGCAGAAGCGGCTTCAGCCCGACCCGGCCACCTGCTTGGGGTCAGGTCGCGCCGCAGAGCTGAGAGGCGCCATCGCCGGCTTGGAGGCTGACCTAGCGGTGAGCAACGAGCCGCTGTCGCCCCGGCAGATGCACGAGCTGCGGGCGCTGTGGGGTTGCGACGTGTGGGACAGACCGCTGGTCATCACCAAAATATTTCAGGGCCGGGCTTCCAGCGCGGAAGCCAAGCTGCAGATCGACCTCGCTCGGTGTCGGTATGAGCTGCCGCACCTGCGGGGGCTCGGAGAGCAGATGTCCCGGACCGGCGGCGGCATCGGAACCCGCGGGCCGGGAGAAACTGAGTTCGAGCGGCACCGGCGCAAGCTGGAACGTCGGGAGCGGGACCTGTCCCGCCAGCTCGGGCGCGTTCAGGCCGCCAGAGGCGGACAGCGCAAGCGGCGGGCGCGAAGCGGCATGACGACCGTCGCGTTCGTCGGCTACACCAACTGCGGGAAAACGACCCTCGTCGCTTCTCTCAGCGGCGACCGTGCCCTTCATGGCGAGGACAAGCTGTTCGCCACGCTGGACACAGCGATACGCCGGGTCAGGCTGCCGTCGGGCCGGTTGATCCTAGCCGGCGACACGGTCGGATTCATTCGCCGTCTGCCGCCCGAGCTCGTCGCGTCGTTCCGCGCCACGCTGGAAGAGGTGGCCGAGGCAGGAGTTCTGGCCGTCGTCATGGACGTCTGCGACCCGCATCCGGAAGACACGTTCGGCGTCATCTGCAAGATATTGGCTGATCTCGGCGCGTCAGATCGAATTGGCGTGCTCGTGCTGAATAAAATTGACCGAGTGCCTGAGGGGGACGCGGCGAAAGCGGTTCTTGCCCTGTCGAAACACGGCTTCCCGGTCTGTTGTACCAGCGCTTTAACCGGCAGGGGACTGGACGAGCTTCTGACCGCCCTTGATGGACTGACGGAACGAAGGGGAGAGTGA
- a CDS encoding lysophospholipid acyltransferase family protein — protein MPGSFGRRVLYRVVRRLCWTYLKLHNRFRVVGKENLPSNYPVIVAANHTSNLDPVVVALAFPRRLRPLAKEELFQIHPAFTWLLDKLGALPLSRQTDAASSKALRHFMGLLDEGEELMIFPEGARSLDGRLMEIEGGAALVSVSRGVPIVPLYVAGTFEAMPVGAETIGRHPITVYVGHMIWPGGKGREERERVRLALQKELERLQELAIG, from the coding sequence ATGCCGGGTAGCTTCGGCCGAAGGGTGCTTTATCGAGTCGTTCGGCGGCTTTGCTGGACGTACCTGAAACTTCACAACCGCTTTCGGGTGGTCGGAAAGGAAAACCTTCCCTCCAACTATCCGGTCATCGTCGCGGCCAACCACACGAGCAATCTCGACCCGGTCGTGGTGGCTCTGGCGTTTCCCCGGCGATTGAGGCCGCTGGCTAAAGAAGAGCTGTTTCAGATTCACCCGGCCTTCACGTGGCTTCTCGATAAGCTTGGCGCCCTGCCGCTGAGCCGACAGACCGACGCCGCGTCCAGCAAGGCGCTGCGGCACTTCATGGGCCTGCTGGACGAGGGCGAGGAACTGATGATCTTCCCCGAAGGCGCCCGGTCGCTGGACGGCCGGCTGATGGAGATCGAAGGCGGCGCGGCGCTCGTGTCGGTCAGCCGGGGCGTGCCGATCGTCCCGCTTTACGTGGCCGGCACGTTCGAGGCCATGCCGGTGGGCGCCGAGACGATCGGACGCCACCCGATCACAGTGTACGTAGGCCATATGATCTGGCCCGGCGGCAAGGGACGAGAGGAGCGTGAGCGGGTACGGCTCGCCCTGCAGAAGGAACTCGAGCGGCTTCAGGAACTGGCTATTGGTTAG
- the cmk gene encoding (d)CMP kinase has product MKRIGVIAIDGPAGAGKSTVARELARRLGIRYLDTGAIYRAVALWLDGRGVPPCESPALRKALNDVTVRLENGRVEVNDADVTDKIRTPRVSDLASSYSALPSVRERLLALQREQALAGPLVADGRDMGTVVFPLAPLKIFLTASCDERANRRWKELKERGDAPSLEEMKASLARRDDQDEHRELSPLRPAPEAWELDSSNMTVEQVVEAVLRRLLGDEYAG; this is encoded by the coding sequence ATGAAGCGAATCGGCGTGATTGCCATCGACGGTCCGGCGGGAGCCGGCAAAAGCACAGTGGCCCGAGAGCTGGCCCGACGGCTTGGCATTCGGTACTTGGACACCGGGGCCATCTACCGGGCTGTCGCCCTGTGGCTGGACGGCCGGGGCGTTCCGCCCTGCGAGTCGCCGGCCCTGCGCAAGGCCCTGAACGACGTGACGGTCCGTCTTGAAAACGGGCGCGTTGAGGTGAACGACGCGGACGTGACGGACAAAATCCGCACGCCTCGGGTTTCCGATCTGGCGTCGTCGTACTCGGCTCTACCGTCGGTCCGCGAGAGGCTCTTGGCCCTTCAGCGCGAACAGGCTCTGGCCGGCCCGTTAGTCGCCGACGGCCGGGACATGGGAACGGTCGTGTTCCCGCTGGCGCCGCTGAAGATATTCCTCACCGCTTCCTGCGACGAGAGGGCCAACCGCCGATGGAAAGAGCTCAAGGAGCGGGGAGACGCCCCTTCTCTTGAGGAGATGAAAGCCTCATTGGCCCGTCGGGACGACCAGGACGAGCACCGGGAGCTTTCGCCCCTGCGCCCGGCCCCTGAAGCGTGGGAGCTTGACAGCTCGAATATGACCGTCGAGCAGGTCGTCGAAGCCGTGCTGCGGCGGCTTTTAGGAGACGAATATGCCGGGTAG
- a CDS encoding pseudouridine synthase has product MTVRLNKYLASCGVGSRRKVEQLITAGRVTVNGYLVSDLGHQVEDGDAVAVDDVEVHVEAKTYIVIRKPRGYICAVTNPDYPVVLDLLPRSYDRLRLFPVGRLDLQSEGILILTNDGDFANDLIHPSNGVTKTYEVRMNRVLTAADLENLRGGTVFEGRRLVPLSVDLLPDRRPEGQWATFVLGEGVKREIRLMAEGCGMTVEVLFRRAIGRMELRTLKSGEFVEVTLKDLWKMIRQGGRV; this is encoded by the coding sequence ATGACGGTTCGGCTGAATAAATATCTCGCTTCCTGCGGCGTCGGCTCCCGGCGCAAGGTGGAACAGCTCATCACCGCCGGCCGGGTGACGGTGAACGGGTATTTGGTCTCCGACCTAGGCCATCAGGTAGAGGACGGGGACGCCGTGGCGGTGGACGACGTGGAAGTTCACGTTGAGGCCAAGACGTACATTGTCATCAGAAAACCTCGCGGCTACATCTGCGCCGTCACAAACCCCGATTACCCGGTGGTGCTTGACCTGCTTCCCCGAAGCTACGACCGGTTGCGGCTCTTTCCTGTCGGCCGGCTGGACCTGCAGAGCGAGGGAATCCTCATTCTCACCAACGACGGGGACTTCGCCAACGACCTGATTCACCCGTCAAACGGCGTGACGAAGACCTACGAGGTACGAATGAACCGGGTTCTGACCGCCGCCGACTTGGAAAACCTCCGGGGTGGGACGGTTTTTGAGGGGCGCCGTCTCGTTCCTCTGTCGGTGGACCTTTTGCCCGACCGCCGACCGGAAGGCCAGTGGGCGACGTTTGTCCTTGGCGAAGGGGTGAAGCGGGAAATCCGCCTGATGGCCGAAGGCTGCGGCATGACCGTTGAGGTGCTGTTCCGCCGGGCGATAGGCCGCATGGAGCTGCGAACCCTCAAAAGCGGGGAATTTGTTGAGGTAACGCTCAAAGATCTTTGGAAAATGATACGCCAGGGCGGCCGGGTCTAA
- the scpB gene encoding SMC-Scp complex subunit ScpB, whose translation MTYKSPSAPPEPETLRRVEAVLFVAGDKGCTVSELAAAADRPPSAVKAALETLADTQGRGVEVVELAGRWYMAAPPDLGDVIDRYRTGDASSQIRLSKAALETLAVVAYGQPVTRGDVEEIRGVRSDRALETLLGHGLVRIAGRRKAPGSPLLYRTSDQFLKVFGLSAVSDLPTVAEIEAIKRGITASGEEEQEHDGSAE comes from the coding sequence GTGACGTACAAATCTCCCTCCGCGCCGCCTGAGCCGGAAACGCTGAGGCGGGTTGAAGCGGTCCTTTTCGTCGCCGGCGACAAAGGCTGTACCGTCTCCGAGCTGGCCGCCGCGGCTGACCGGCCGCCGTCGGCCGTCAAGGCGGCCCTTGAGACGCTGGCCGACACGCAGGGCCGAGGCGTCGAAGTGGTTGAGCTGGCAGGCCGGTGGTACATGGCCGCGCCGCCCGATCTGGGCGACGTGATCGATCGCTACAGGACCGGCGACGCGTCCAGCCAGATTCGGCTGTCCAAGGCGGCCCTTGAGACGCTGGCCGTCGTGGCGTACGGTCAGCCGGTGACCCGCGGCGACGTGGAGGAAATTCGGGGCGTTCGAAGCGATCGGGCGCTTGAAACCCTGCTAGGTCATGGGCTCGTGCGGATTGCCGGACGGCGCAAGGCCCCGGGTTCACCGCTCTTGTATCGGACGTCTGACCAATTTTTAAAGGTCTTCGGCCTGTCCGCCGTGTCCGACCTGCCCACCGTGGCAGAAATTGAAGCGATCAAGCGGGGAATAACCGCCAGCGGCGAGGAGGAGCAGGAGCATGACGGTTCGGCTGAATAA
- a CDS encoding segregation and condensation protein A → MTFRLEIEGFSGPLDLLCHMVESQEIRAADVKVSQVVSLYGAWLAECGKVDLDELASFIAGAARLVLQKTKELLPRPEEPASDEPDDDGEMNLEEFLQGYRPYRKAAGLLAELYEKAAGRAFKDASPLPASFDLGDLMGLSLTWLSLYERRRAAAEAAWEPEHWEDEIGGVPLAIPDEQQVQQRMDGVMERLAVVGPTSLRALLSDDPGRGPLVVTLLALLELSRRNMITLAQEVTFGDVQISLRAA, encoded by the coding sequence GTGACCTTTCGGCTGGAAATCGAAGGCTTTTCCGGCCCGCTCGACCTGCTGTGCCATATGGTTGAAAGTCAGGAAATCCGGGCCGCCGACGTGAAGGTTTCACAGGTGGTCTCGCTGTACGGCGCCTGGCTTGCCGAGTGCGGAAAGGTGGACTTGGACGAGCTGGCCAGTTTCATCGCCGGCGCGGCCCGCTTGGTGCTCCAGAAGACGAAAGAACTGCTTCCTCGACCGGAAGAGCCGGCAAGCGACGAGCCGGACGACGACGGGGAGATGAACTTGGAGGAGTTTCTCCAAGGGTACAGGCCGTACCGCAAGGCCGCCGGCCTGCTGGCAGAGCTGTACGAAAAGGCGGCCGGCCGCGCGTTTAAAGACGCTTCGCCGCTTCCCGCGTCGTTCGACTTGGGCGACCTGATGGGGCTTTCCCTCACTTGGCTTTCCCTCTACGAGCGGCGTCGGGCGGCGGCCGAGGCCGCTTGGGAACCCGAGCACTGGGAAGACGAAATCGGCGGCGTCCCGCTGGCTATCCCCGACGAACAGCAGGTTCAGCAGAGAATGGACGGCGTCATGGAGCGGCTTGCTGTCGTCGGGCCCACGTCCCTGCGGGCCCTGCTGTCGGACGATCCGGGGCGGGGGCCGCTGGTGGTGACCTTATTGGCTCTTTTGGAACTGTCCCGGCGGAACATGATCACTCTGGCGCAGGAGGTGACGTTCGGTGACGTACAAATCTCCCTCCGCGCCGCCTGA
- the trpS gene encoding tryptophan--tRNA ligase, which produces MKRIFSGMRPTGKLHLGHMAGALTNWLKLQRDPNVECFFGIVDWHAMTSNYADMTSLKVNCEEVLLDWLAVGLDPEKSPIFLQSHVHQHVELALALGMLTPLGWLERCPTYKEQILNLSNKDLGTYGFLGYPVLMAADILIYKATDVPVGEDQTAHLELARAIANRFNNFYRPVFPEPQIMLTATPKVPGTDGRKMSKSYGNSLMISDRADALWEKIRTMVTDPARIRKTDPGDPNKCPVWDLHKVFNGDEASKCQVAADCRAGAIGCIQCKRVLSDRLNEMMTPIWDRRDRFSSQPGLMEDILADGAARASAVAECTMAEAREAIGFIHPYRK; this is translated from the coding sequence ATGAAACGGATTTTCAGCGGAATGAGACCGACGGGCAAACTGCACCTTGGACATATGGCGGGGGCGCTGACCAACTGGCTGAAATTGCAGCGCGACCCGAACGTGGAGTGCTTCTTCGGGATCGTCGACTGGCACGCCATGACGTCCAACTACGCGGACATGACGAGCCTGAAGGTCAACTGCGAGGAAGTCCTGCTCGACTGGCTGGCTGTGGGGCTTGACCCTGAAAAGTCGCCGATTTTTCTCCAGTCGCACGTGCACCAGCACGTGGAGCTGGCGTTGGCGCTGGGCATGCTGACGCCGCTGGGTTGGCTGGAACGCTGCCCGACCTACAAGGAACAAATTCTCAACCTGTCGAATAAAGACTTAGGCACGTATGGCTTTTTAGGATATCCGGTGCTGATGGCCGCTGACATTCTCATCTACAAGGCGACCGACGTGCCGGTCGGCGAGGACCAGACGGCTCATCTGGAGCTGGCGCGGGCGATCGCGAACCGGTTTAACAACTTTTACCGGCCCGTGTTCCCGGAGCCGCAGATCATGCTGACGGCGACGCCGAAGGTTCCGGGCACGGACGGGCGGAAGATGAGCAAGTCGTACGGCAACAGCCTGATGATCTCCGATCGGGCCGACGCGCTGTGGGAGAAAATTCGCACCATGGTCACCGACCCGGCGCGAATCCGCAAGACCGACCCGGGCGATCCGAACAAGTGCCCGGTCTGGGACCTGCACAAGGTCTTCAATGGCGACGAGGCGAGCAAATGCCAGGTGGCGGCTGACTGCCGGGCTGGCGCGATCGGCTGCATTCAGTGCAAGCGCGTTCTGTCGGATCGGCTGAACGAGATGATGACGCCGATTTGGGATCGGCGCGACCGCTTCTCCAGCCAGCCGGGGCTGATGGAAGATATTCTGGCTGACGGCGCCGCGCGGGCCAGCGCCGTGGCTGAGTGCACGATGGCCGAAGCCCGCGAGGCGATCGGCTTCATTCACCCGTACCGGAAGTGA
- a CDS encoding Nif3-like dinuclear metal center hexameric protein, translating to MKISDLLQALDSIAPLALSEPWDHSGLQLGGASWRCSRVGFCLDATVESVQVASREGCDVLVAHHPLCFLPLADLDTSRFVAQTAGEAFRLGVAVVGWHTPWDSARGGVNEGLLARAGLLSARGLRPMPGGFGMGGMGEWPESCPACASAAALAGAWDLSGYRLAGDPTKEVRRVALCGGSGGDLWQDALEGGADLYATSEMKHHQIVEALASGLALMLCDHGEMEAPSMSDLARRVEGLGFDVRVLPETPSHYQWAARGSGRHKD from the coding sequence GTGAAAATTTCTGACCTGCTTCAAGCGCTGGACAGCATCGCTCCGCTGGCGCTGAGCGAGCCGTGGGATCACTCCGGCCTTCAGTTGGGCGGCGCGTCGTGGCGCTGTAGCCGCGTCGGATTTTGTCTCGATGCGACGGTCGAGAGCGTTCAAGTGGCAAGCCGCGAGGGCTGTGACGTCCTCGTGGCTCATCATCCGCTCTGCTTTTTACCCCTCGCGGACTTGGACACGAGCCGATTCGTCGCTCAGACGGCCGGCGAGGCGTTCCGCCTCGGCGTCGCCGTCGTCGGCTGGCACACGCCGTGGGACTCGGCGCGAGGCGGGGTAAACGAGGGACTGCTGGCCCGAGCCGGCCTTCTGTCGGCTCGAGGGCTGAGGCCTATGCCGGGTGGGTTCGGCATGGGCGGCATGGGCGAATGGCCTGAGTCCTGCCCGGCTTGCGCGTCTGCCGCTGCGTTGGCAGGCGCGTGGGACTTGTCTGGATACCGGCTGGCAGGCGACCCAACGAAAGAGGTTCGGCGGGTCGCGCTGTGCGGCGGTTCAGGCGGGGATCTGTGGCAGGACGCCCTTGAAGGAGGCGCTGACCTGTACGCCACGAGCGAGATGAAGCACCATCAGATCGTCGAGGCTCTGGCCTCTGGTTTGGCCCTCATGCTTTGTGACCACGGAGAAATGGAAGCGCCGTCAATGAGCGATTTAGCTCGCCGAGTTGAAGGGCTCGGTTTTGACGTGCGCGTCCTGCCCGAGACGCCGTCCCACTACCAGTGGGCGGCGAGGGGCTCGGGAAGACATAAAGACTGA
- a CDS encoding amino acid ABC transporter ATP-binding protein, with translation MAHAIVVQDLHKSFGSLNVLRGVSLSVEEGQVVTVIGPSGSGKSTLARCIARLEKVDSGSIEVCGKRLNESMTNAQQSELMGMIFQQFNLFPHLTVMENLVLTQCKVRRKSARDARELALRLLSKVGLADKADWRPGQLSGGQQQRVAIARALCMEPKVMLFDEPTSALDPELVGDVLDVIASLADSGMTMLVITHEMAFAREVSDRVVFMADGLVVEEGAPEQIMAHPTKERTRLFLQRMLSHHGEVTEETHHDA, from the coding sequence TTGGCTCATGCAATAGTCGTCCAGGATCTGCACAAGTCTTTCGGCTCGTTGAACGTGCTGAGGGGCGTTTCCCTGTCGGTTGAAGAGGGGCAGGTCGTCACGGTGATCGGCCCGTCAGGATCGGGCAAAAGCACGTTGGCCCGATGCATTGCCCGGCTTGAGAAAGTTGACAGCGGTTCTATTGAGGTGTGCGGCAAGCGCCTGAACGAGTCGATGACCAACGCCCAGCAGTCCGAGCTGATGGGCATGATTTTTCAGCAGTTCAACCTGTTTCCTCACCTGACGGTGATGGAGAACTTGGTGCTGACCCAGTGCAAGGTGCGCCGCAAGAGCGCGCGGGACGCCAGAGAACTGGCCCTTCGTCTGCTGAGCAAGGTCGGCCTGGCCGACAAGGCGGACTGGCGGCCAGGCCAGCTGTCCGGCGGCCAACAGCAGCGCGTGGCGATCGCCCGGGCGCTGTGCATGGAACCTAAAGTAATGCTGTTTGACGAGCCGACGAGCGCTCTCGACCCCGAGCTGGTCGGCGACGTGCTGGACGTGATCGCGTCCCTTGCGGACTCGGGAATGACCATGCTGGTCATCACCCACGAGATGGCGTTCGCCCGGGAGGTCTCCGACCGGGTGGTCTTCATGGCGGACGGTCTGGTGGTCGAAGAAGGGGCGCCTGAACAGATCATGGCACACCCGACCAAGGAGCGGACTCGGCTGTTCTTGCAGCGAATGCTGTCCCATCACGGCGAAGTCACGGAGGAAACCCATCATGACGCTTGA
- a CDS encoding amino acid ABC transporter permease, translated as MTLDFSVLLPYWHLFLNGALVTVKASLFGVLIGTAGGLFVGAFRVLPFAPLRWLAWLYISVLRGTPLMVQLFLIYFGLPELGVNLDAFLAGVLGIGINSSAYVGEIVRGGIESIPRGQWEAAKVLGLSYWQSLWTIIMPQAVRSMLPAIGNEFVALIKESSLLSVLAISDLTQAGQQVRSVTYASFESFIVVGLVYLFLTSAATGALSLLEKKWHTN; from the coding sequence ATGACGCTTGATTTCTCTGTCCTTCTGCCCTACTGGCACCTTTTCCTGAACGGCGCGCTGGTGACCGTGAAGGCGTCCCTGTTCGGCGTGCTGATCGGCACGGCCGGCGGCCTGTTCGTCGGGGCGTTCCGCGTTCTGCCATTCGCCCCACTTCGCTGGCTCGCTTGGCTGTACATCTCGGTCCTGCGGGGCACGCCGCTGATGGTTCAGCTCTTTTTAATCTACTTCGGCCTGCCTGAGCTGGGCGTCAACTTGGACGCCTTTTTGGCCGGCGTCTTGGGTATCGGCATCAACTCGTCGGCTTACGTGGGCGAGATCGTCCGGGGCGGCATCGAGTCGATTCCCCGAGGCCAGTGGGAAGCCGCCAAGGTTTTGGGACTGTCGTACTGGCAGAGCCTGTGGACCATCATCATGCCCCAAGCGGTCCGCAGCATGCTGCCGGCAATCGGCAACGAGTTCGTCGCGCTGATCAAGGAGTCGTCGCTGCTGTCGGTCCTCGCCATCAGCGACCTGACCCAAGCGGGACAGCAGGTGCGCAGCGTCACCTACGCGTCGTTTGAGAGCTTCATCGTCGTCGGGCTGGTCTACCTGTTCCTGACGAGCGCCGCCACCGGAGCGCTCTCGCTGCTGGAAAAGAAGTGGCACACCAACTAA